The Candidatus Neomarinimicrobiota bacterium genomic sequence GCCCAGCTTGTCGATCTCATCGAGCATGAATATGGGGTTATTGGTGCCGGCCTTTTTCAGCCCCTGAATGATGCGACCGGGCAAGGCGCCGATGTAGGTCCGGCGGTGCCCGCGAATCTCGGCCTCATCCCGCACCCCACCCAGCGATATGCGCACAAACTTGCGCCCCATGCTGCGGGCGATGGACCGGCCGATGGAGGTCTTCCCCGTTCCCGGAGGACCCGCGAAACAGAGGATGGGGCCCTTGAGGGTGCCGTCTCCGTCCTGCTGGGCCTTGAGATTGCGCACCGCCAAGTACTCGCTGATGCGCTCCTTGACCTTGTCCAGACCGTAGTGGTCCTCGTCGAGGATATGGCGGGCATTGACCACATCGTTGTTGTCCTCGGTGGACTTGCTCCACGGCAGGTCGGTGAGCCAGTCTATGTAGGTGCGGGCAACGGTGAACTCGGGCGACTGCGGCGGTATCCGGGTGAGGCGTTCCAGTTCTTTCAGGGCCACCTTTTCCGCCTCCTCAGACATTTCCGCGGCTTTGACCTTGTCCTCCAGCTCTTTCTGGTCCATGGTCTGCTCGTCTTCGCCCAGCTCCCGGCGAATGGCTTTCATCTGCTCGCGGAGGTAGTATTCGCGCTGGGTCTTGGAAATCTCGTCCTGCACCTCAGATTGGATTTTCTCTCCCAGCTCGGCGCGTTGTATCTCCCGGTTGACAATCACCGTCGACTTTTCCAACCGCTGCTTGACCTCCATCTCTTCCAGGATTTCCTGTTTCTCCTGATTAGGGATATTCATCATGGAGATAGCGCGGTCGGCCACGCGACCTGCATCCTGAATGTTGGATAGTACGCTGGCCTGTTCATCCGTGAGATAGGGTACCACCTCAATGAGGCGGTGATAAATCTGGCGCAGGTTGCTGACCAGTGCGCTGGCCTCAAGGCTGTCGTCTTCCGTTTCGTCCACCCGGCTGATGACCGCGCGGAAATACGGGCCCGCTGTGAGAAATTGGTCGATTTTGACGCGGGCGATGCCCTGGACAATGGCCGACTTGGAATTGTCGGGCATGTCGAAAATCTTCATGACAACGGCCAGCGTGCCCCAAACGTAGAGATCGTCTTCCGTGGGAACCTCGATGGTGCCGTCCCGCTGGGCCACGACCACCAGCATCTTGCGGCCGGAGGGCAGATCGTCGATGAGTTTGAGCGACTGCTCGCGGCCTATGTATATGGGGATGATCTGCTGCGGAAATAGGACGGTGTTGCGCAGTGGCATGACCGGGAACTCTTCCCCCCCGGCGATTTTCA encodes the following:
- the lon gene encoding endopeptidase La, with translation MSDSEKNGDQGQNEQVDPEEVKIAGGEEFPVMPLRNTVLFPQQIIPIYIGREQSLKLIDDLPSGRKMLVVVAQRDGTIEVPTEDDLYVWGTLAVVMKIFDMPDNSKSAIVQGIARVKIDQFLTAGPYFRAVISRVDETEDDSLEASALVSNLRQIYHRLIEVVPYLTDEQASVLSNIQDAGRVADRAISMMNIPNQEKQEILEEMEVKQRLEKSTVIVNREIQRAELGEKIQSEVQDEISKTQREYYLREQMKAIRRELGEDEQTMDQKELEDKVKAAEMSEEAEKVALKELERLTRIPPQSPEFTVARTYIDWLTDLPWSKSTEDNNDVVNARHILDEDHYGLDKVKERISEYLAVRNLKAQQDGDGTLKGPILCFAGPPGTGKTSIGRSIARSMGRKFVRISLGGVRDEAEIRGHRRTYIGALPGRIIQGLKKAGTNNPIFMLDEIDKLGMDFRGDPSSALLEVLDPEQNHTFNDHYLEVDFDLSRVMFIATANRKDQIPGPLRDRMEILDFTGYIDDEKVNIAKSFLVPKQIKENALKPAQLSFHDSGLREIIHSYTREAGVRNLEREIANICRKRAREIVEGKGAESVKITSRAVSQYLGPQTYHSEVAERAQEPGIVIGLAWTAAGGDILFIEASRMPGRGQLILTGQLGDVMKESARAAWSYARAHAADLGIVPDFYKAWDVHVHVPAGAIPKDGPSAGVGMLTAIVSLLSGRRVKENVAMTGEITLRGNVLPVGGVKEKITAAHRAGLRHIILPFENKRDLEDVPAKVKKDLKISFAKQMSQVLELALEREPMIPPATGPAKSDGRDYDRDHERPAVEDVFGEGVVVE